From a single Streptomyces liliifuscus genomic region:
- a CDS encoding SDR family oxidoreductase, which translates to MVDRPNEERRGVVVVTGAGGMGVAVARRLGNGRSVLLADASAQGLDRAVAVLTDEGYAVRGMVTDVSDRGAVLKLAEAATAQGRVAAVVHTAGVSPATGSAKAIVDVNLLGTAHVIDAFETVATRGTALVVISSMAGHVASLSREEEAALATTATEDLLGLDVVTAIGDDAQTAYIVTKRANHLRVQAAALAWNLRGARVNSVSPGVIATAMSRAEAASPSGAHMMQMLDASGSGRVGTPGEIADAVAFLAGPESSYITGTDLLVDGGQAAWLRLHFRPQ; encoded by the coding sequence ATGGTCGACCGTCCGAACGAGGAGCGTCGTGGCGTGGTCGTGGTCACGGGAGCGGGAGGGATGGGCGTCGCGGTCGCGCGCCGGCTGGGCAACGGGCGGAGCGTGCTCCTCGCCGACGCGTCGGCCCAGGGGCTCGACCGGGCCGTCGCCGTGCTCACCGACGAGGGCTACGCGGTGCGGGGCATGGTGACCGATGTGTCCGACCGCGGGGCGGTGCTCAAACTCGCGGAGGCGGCGACCGCGCAGGGGCGGGTGGCCGCCGTCGTGCACACCGCGGGAGTCTCGCCCGCGACCGGGTCGGCGAAGGCGATCGTCGACGTCAACCTGCTCGGCACCGCCCATGTCATCGACGCGTTCGAGACGGTCGCCACCCGCGGTACGGCCCTGGTGGTGATCTCCAGCATGGCCGGTCATGTCGCGTCATTGAGCCGCGAGGAGGAGGCCGCCCTCGCGACGACCGCCACCGAGGACCTCCTCGGCCTCGACGTCGTCACGGCCATCGGTGACGACGCGCAGACCGCGTACATCGTGACCAAGCGCGCCAACCACCTACGGGTGCAAGCGGCCGCGCTCGCCTGGAACCTGCGGGGCGCGCGGGTGAACAGCGTCAGCCCGGGTGTCATCGCCACCGCGATGTCCCGGGCGGAGGCCGCGTCGCCGTCCGGGGCCCACATGATGCAGATGCTGGACGCGAGCGGATCGGGCCGCGTCGGGACGCCCGGGGAGATCGCCGACGCCGTGGCGTTCCTGGCCGGCCCCGAGTCGTCGTACATCACCGGGACCGACCTTCTCGTCGACGGCGGCCAGGCCGCCTGGCTCCGCCTCCACTTCCGCCCGCAGTAG
- a CDS encoding NAD(P)/FAD-dependent oxidoreductase produces MRRILVVGASAAGLSAVETLRREGYDGTLTLVGDEPHPPYDRPPLSKQILASEWERDRLTLRSAGELGALELDLRLGTAATGLDLDGRAVLLADGTRVAYDGLIVATGVRPRRLPGDGHAHVLRTLDDALALRDRLGEGRRLVVVGAGFLGAEAAAVARGLGAQVTLLEPAPVPLGHAVGDEVGRVLSAAHLEHGVDLRTGVTVREVTGGGVRLADGELVEGDEVLVAVGSLPNTEWLADSGLTVGDGLVCDEYCEAVRESPGPTKSPGSATGGVYAAGDVARWHNPLFGAPMRIEHRTNAAEQGMAAARNLLHPQARKPFAPVPYFWSDQYGMKIQAFGYLRGHDEVAVVEGDLAERRFLVAYRRGDHLTGVLAVGMPPKAIRGWRQAVAVRSTWHDAVPVTGAL; encoded by the coding sequence GTGAGGCGGATTCTCGTCGTGGGTGCCTCGGCGGCCGGACTCTCGGCCGTCGAGACACTGCGCCGGGAGGGGTACGACGGCACGCTCACGCTCGTCGGTGACGAGCCGCACCCGCCGTACGACCGGCCGCCGTTGTCCAAGCAGATCCTGGCGTCCGAGTGGGAGCGCGACCGGCTGACGCTGCGCTCGGCCGGTGAACTGGGCGCCCTGGAGCTGGACTTGAGACTCGGCACCGCGGCGACCGGCCTCGATCTCGACGGGCGTGCGGTGCTGCTCGCCGACGGGACGAGGGTCGCGTACGACGGACTGATCGTGGCCACCGGGGTGCGTCCGCGACGGCTGCCCGGTGACGGGCACGCGCATGTGCTGCGCACCCTGGACGACGCTCTCGCACTGCGGGACCGGCTGGGGGAGGGGCGGCGCCTTGTGGTGGTCGGCGCCGGGTTCCTGGGCGCCGAGGCCGCCGCCGTGGCCCGGGGTCTGGGCGCCCAGGTCACCCTGCTGGAACCGGCTCCCGTGCCGCTCGGCCACGCCGTCGGCGACGAGGTCGGACGGGTGCTGTCGGCCGCCCACCTGGAACACGGGGTGGACCTGCGCACCGGCGTCACCGTCCGCGAGGTGACCGGGGGCGGAGTGCGGCTGGCCGACGGCGAACTCGTCGAGGGCGACGAGGTGTTGGTGGCCGTCGGCTCGCTGCCCAACACCGAGTGGCTGGCGGACAGCGGCCTCACCGTTGGCGACGGCCTGGTCTGCGACGAGTACTGCGAGGCGGTCCGCGAGTCCCCCGGCCCGACGAAGTCCCCCGGGTCGGCCACCGGAGGCGTGTACGCGGCCGGTGACGTCGCCCGCTGGCACAACCCGCTGTTCGGGGCGCCGATGCGTATCGAGCACCGTACGAACGCCGCCGAACAGGGCATGGCCGCCGCACGGAACCTCCTGCACCCGCAGGCGCGCAAGCCGTTCGCGCCGGTGCCGTACTTCTGGTCGGACCAGTACGGCATGAAGATCCAGGCATTCGGCTATCTGCGCGGGCACGACGAAGTCGCCGTGGTGGAGGGGGATTTGGCCGAGCGCCGGTTCCTGGTCGCCTACCGCAGGGGCGACCACCTGACCGGGGTTCTCGCGGTCGGTATGCCGCCGAAGGCGATCCGCGGCTGGCGGCAGGCCGTCGCCGTGCGCTCCACGTGGCACGACGCCGTGCCGGTCACTGGCGCGTTGTAG
- a CDS encoding ferredoxin, whose protein sequence is MRVELDEPKCVAAGQCVMASPEVFDQRDDDGVAILLEEQPADELLDGVREAVAICPAAAIRLVDQ, encoded by the coding sequence ATGCGTGTGGAACTGGACGAACCGAAGTGTGTGGCGGCGGGTCAGTGCGTGATGGCCTCCCCGGAGGTCTTCGACCAGCGTGACGACGACGGGGTGGCGATCCTGCTGGAGGAACAGCCCGCCGACGAACTCCTCGACGGGGTGCGCGAAGCCGTGGCGATCTGCCCGGCGGCGGCGATCCGGCTGGTCGACCAGTGA
- a CDS encoding cytochrome P450 — protein sequence MAETLAGAASDAAEAMPEFPMPRAAGCPFAPPPAVEELRERNPIGKVRIWDGSTPWMITGHALQRALLTDPRVSANDKSPGSFPFVTAYRQEIAKYTPELIVNTDAPEHTRLRRMVNGPFLVKRIEAMRAPIQKIVDGLIDDMLAGPNPADLLTALALPVPSLVISELLGVPYADHEFFQENSSLALDRAAAPEDSRAASNALSSYLDDLLGKKLTDPGDDVLSEMAGRVEAGEMSRSEAVHMGVAMLIAGHETTATMISLGTLVLLENPEQLALVRDSEDPKVVAGAVEELLRYLSIVQVGLRRVATEDIEIGGQVIRAGDGLIVDLHAANWDPEAFPGADQVDVTRPARKHNAFGYGPHQCLGQSLARLELQVVYGTLYRRVPTLRLAARVEDLDFDHDGTTYGVASLPVTW from the coding sequence ATGGCCGAGACACTGGCCGGAGCCGCGTCCGACGCAGCCGAGGCGATGCCCGAGTTCCCGATGCCGAGGGCGGCCGGCTGCCCGTTCGCCCCGCCGCCGGCCGTGGAGGAGCTGCGCGAGCGGAACCCGATCGGCAAGGTCCGGATCTGGGACGGCAGTACGCCCTGGATGATCACCGGGCACGCCCTGCAGAGGGCCCTGCTGACCGACCCCCGCGTCAGCGCCAACGACAAGAGCCCCGGCAGCTTCCCGTTCGTGACGGCGTACCGGCAGGAGATCGCCAAGTACACCCCGGAGCTCATCGTCAACACGGACGCCCCCGAGCACACCCGGCTGCGCCGGATGGTCAACGGGCCGTTCCTCGTCAAGCGGATCGAGGCCATGCGGGCCCCGATCCAGAAGATCGTCGACGGTCTGATCGACGACATGCTGGCCGGGCCGAACCCGGCCGACCTCCTGACGGCGCTCGCGCTGCCCGTGCCCTCGCTGGTGATCAGCGAACTGCTCGGAGTGCCGTACGCGGACCACGAGTTCTTCCAGGAGAACAGCAGTCTCGCGCTCGACCGTGCCGCCGCGCCCGAGGACTCCCGGGCGGCGAGCAACGCGCTCTCCTCCTACCTCGACGATCTGCTCGGCAAGAAGCTCACCGACCCCGGTGACGATGTGCTGTCCGAGATGGCGGGGCGGGTCGAGGCCGGCGAGATGAGCCGGAGCGAGGCCGTGCACATGGGCGTGGCGATGCTCATCGCGGGCCACGAGACCACCGCGACGATGATCAGCCTCGGCACGCTGGTCCTGCTGGAGAACCCGGAGCAACTCGCCCTGGTACGCGACTCCGAGGACCCCAAGGTCGTCGCCGGCGCGGTGGAGGAGCTGCTGCGCTATCTGAGCATCGTCCAGGTCGGTCTGCGCCGCGTCGCCACCGAGGACATCGAGATCGGTGGCCAGGTCATCCGCGCGGGCGACGGCCTGATCGTGGATCTGCACGCCGCCAATTGGGACCCCGAGGCGTTCCCCGGCGCCGACCAGGTGGACGTCACCCGGCCCGCGCGCAAGCACAACGCGTTCGGCTACGGCCCCCACCAGTGCCTGGGCCAGTCCCTCGCCCGCCTGGAACTCCAGGTCGTCTACGGCACCCTCTACCGACGCGTCCCCACGCTGCGCCTTGCCGCCAGGGTCGAGGACCTCGACTTCGACCACGACGGCACCACGTACGGCGTCGCCTCGCTGCCCGTCACCTGGTGA
- a CDS encoding response regulator transcription factor yields MRGSGADVSAPARGNGQCVLVIVHDSAIAELLTTTLELADYRVTAARTGAQGLARLAEHRFDLVVMDVSVPDVEELGEGRRFRPADRPPVLFLAEYEKLGLLVPELGLGESDYVTVPFRISEVLTRAHVLLRGRGAVRQGPCYGDLVLDDATCQARRGRRALDLTPAEYRLLRHLLVNADRVLSKEQICRHVWGETRAGNAIEKLVSRLRHKVDQEQPPLIHTRRGFGYRLGR; encoded by the coding sequence GTGCGCGGGAGTGGCGCGGATGTGTCGGCGCCCGCCCGGGGGAACGGACAGTGCGTCCTGGTCATCGTCCATGACTCGGCGATCGCCGAACTGCTCACGACCACGCTGGAGTTGGCGGACTACCGGGTGACCGCGGCACGCACCGGCGCCCAGGGGCTGGCACGGCTCGCCGAGCACCGTTTCGACCTCGTGGTCATGGACGTGTCGGTCCCGGACGTCGAGGAGCTGGGTGAGGGGCGCCGCTTCCGCCCTGCCGACCGGCCTCCGGTGCTCTTCCTCGCCGAGTACGAGAAACTGGGCCTCCTCGTCCCCGAACTCGGCCTGGGTGAATCGGACTACGTCACCGTGCCGTTCCGGATCTCCGAAGTCCTCACCAGGGCCCATGTGTTACTCCGCGGCCGCGGTGCGGTGCGCCAGGGACCGTGCTACGGCGACCTCGTCCTCGACGACGCCACCTGTCAGGCCCGGCGCGGCCGACGGGCCCTCGACCTCACCCCGGCGGAGTACCGGCTGCTGCGTCATCTGCTCGTCAACGCGGATCGGGTGCTGTCGAAGGAGCAGATCTGCCGGCACGTCTGGGGCGAGACCCGGGCCGGCAACGCGATCGAGAAACTCGTCTCCCGCCTCCGCCACAAGGTGGACCAGGAGCAGCCCCCGCTGATCCATACGCGCCGGGGCTTCGGCTACCGGCTCGGACGCTGA
- a CDS encoding MarR family winged helix-turn-helix transcriptional regulator, which produces MSTPSPAHTPDPLSGAASAPVSDEVIEIERALNRIVYLTGRVRQHDRLMALAGVSLDRAAVALLRQIADSEPLRPGELAARLAVEASHVTRQVQQLEKGGYVTRVPDPDDRRAQRIQLTPAGQDAIDRIRIASCRGMELALSHWSPEELRQLSTLFHRMVDDFLHTEGTLEGEDASPRRA; this is translated from the coding sequence ATGTCCACGCCATCACCCGCACATACCCCCGACCCTCTGTCCGGAGCCGCGTCCGCCCCCGTCTCCGACGAGGTGATCGAGATCGAGCGAGCCCTCAACCGCATCGTCTATCTGACGGGCCGGGTCAGGCAGCACGACCGCCTCATGGCCCTGGCCGGGGTGTCGCTGGACCGGGCCGCGGTGGCGCTGCTGCGGCAGATCGCCGACTCGGAGCCCCTGCGCCCCGGCGAGCTGGCGGCACGGCTGGCCGTGGAGGCGTCGCACGTCACCCGGCAGGTGCAGCAGCTGGAGAAGGGCGGTTATGTGACCCGGGTCCCGGATCCGGACGACCGCCGCGCCCAGCGCATCCAGCTCACCCCCGCCGGCCAGGACGCGATCGACCGTATCCGCATCGCGAGTTGCCGGGGCATGGAGCTCGCGCTGTCCCACTGGTCGCCGGAGGAACTGCGGCAACTCTCCACGCTGTTCCACCGGATGGTCGACGACTTCCTGCACACCGAGGGCACGCTGGAGGGCGAGGACGCCTCGCCGCGCCGGGCCTGA
- a CDS encoding zinc-dependent alcohol dehydrogenase: MATMKSVRTGPVGEIEVVDVERPVPGPKDALLRIRACGICGTDTFFLHLGGTPMGPGGSMVPLPLGHEPAGEIVETGAEVTGLKVGDRVVVNPQGVPSGIIGCGGAHGAMSEYLLIENAEPGTNLGVFPNTVPFDVAALNEPMAVARHCVNRSGAGPTDKVVVFGAGPIGLGATIWLKLRGVQHVVVADVLPERLETALAVGADAVVNSATDDLTAVLTDLHGRAANALGQPRPGTDIYIDAAGAPAVFQATVDNARWGAKLVMVAVQKKSDAIDLGGMLRSELTLIASQGYPTEIFEVTPELVEHHERFAKLISHRVPFADVEHAFGLALTPGAAEKIVVTFDGQDTLDGRV, from the coding sequence ATGGCCACCATGAAGTCCGTCCGCACCGGTCCCGTCGGCGAGATCGAGGTCGTCGACGTCGAGCGGCCCGTCCCCGGCCCCAAGGACGCCCTGCTCAGGATCCGCGCCTGCGGCATCTGCGGCACCGACACGTTCTTCCTGCACCTCGGCGGCACCCCCATGGGCCCGGGCGGTTCGATGGTGCCGCTCCCCCTGGGTCACGAACCCGCCGGTGAGATCGTGGAGACCGGCGCCGAGGTCACCGGCCTGAAGGTGGGCGACCGGGTCGTCGTCAACCCGCAGGGCGTGCCCTCCGGCATCATCGGCTGCGGTGGAGCGCACGGCGCCATGAGCGAGTACCTGCTCATCGAGAACGCCGAGCCAGGCACCAACCTCGGCGTCTTCCCCAACACCGTGCCCTTCGACGTCGCCGCCCTGAACGAGCCGATGGCCGTCGCCCGGCACTGCGTCAACCGTTCCGGGGCCGGGCCCACCGACAAGGTCGTCGTCTTCGGCGCCGGGCCCATCGGTCTGGGCGCCACCATCTGGCTCAAGCTCCGCGGAGTCCAGCACGTCGTGGTCGCCGACGTCCTCCCCGAACGGCTGGAGACCGCCCTGGCCGTCGGCGCCGACGCGGTCGTCAACTCCGCCACCGACGACCTCACCGCCGTCCTCACCGATCTGCACGGCCGGGCCGCCAACGCCCTGGGCCAGCCCCGACCGGGCACCGACATCTACATCGACGCGGCCGGCGCCCCCGCCGTCTTCCAGGCCACCGTCGACAACGCCCGATGGGGCGCCAAACTCGTCATGGTCGCCGTCCAGAAGAAGTCCGACGCCATCGACCTCGGCGGCATGCTCCGCAGCGAGCTCACCCTCATCGCCTCACAGGGCTACCCCACCGAGATCTTCGAGGTCACCCCGGAACTGGTCGAGCACCACGAGCGCTTCGCGAAGCTCATCAGCCACCGCGTGCCCTTCGCCGACGTGGAGCACGCCTTCGGGCTGGCCCTCACCCCCGGCGCCGCCGAGAAGATCGTCGTCACCTTCGACGGCCAGGACACCCTCGACGGCCGGGTCTGA
- a CDS encoding MarR family winged helix-turn-helix transcriptional regulator, protein MDKPTHLIEFEAMLLGRHLYLNSPRARTGGRLERSAYILLSRIRMEGPMSIGQLSDAFGLDASTLNRQTAAMLRGGLVERIPDPDGGMARKFRITDEGEHRLDTHRAEAIQGLEKVMADWDPEEVATFAGYLKRFNTDIENLDERPWPRP, encoded by the coding sequence ATGGACAAGCCCACGCACTTGATCGAGTTCGAGGCGATGCTGCTCGGGCGGCATCTCTATCTGAACTCGCCCCGGGCCCGGACCGGCGGCAGGCTGGAGCGCAGCGCGTACATCCTGCTGAGCCGCATCCGTATGGAGGGCCCGATGTCCATCGGGCAGCTCAGCGACGCCTTCGGTCTCGACGCCTCCACGCTCAACCGGCAGACCGCCGCGATGCTGCGCGGCGGTCTCGTCGAGCGCATCCCGGATCCCGACGGGGGCATGGCCCGCAAGTTCCGCATCACCGACGAGGGCGAGCACCGCCTCGACACGCATCGCGCGGAGGCCATCCAGGGGCTGGAGAAGGTGATGGCCGACTGGGACCCCGAGGAGGTCGCCACCTTCGCCGGGTACCTCAAGCGGTTCAACACGGACATCGAGAACCTCGACGAGCGGCCCTGGCCCCGCCCCTGA
- a CDS encoding MMPL family transporter: protein MAAFLYRLGRLTFRRRWLVTFLWVAVLAAVGFAAAKAPEAPDAGSSMPGIESQKAFDLMDQRFPGATADGANARVVFIADGGQRITSADNRRTVDAFVERAGDGSQVAGAVNPFRAKAVSKDATTAYATVTYKVKADDLTDASKNHLEEAVEQARHAGLTVEVGGSALATQPSAGGAAEIIGVSIAAVVLMMTFGSLAAAGLPLLTAVLGVGVSMASIMALSDAFGLSSSTGTLATMLGLAVGIDYAMFVVSRYREERANGHDPEEAAGLAAGTAGSAVVFAGLTVVIALAGLWVVGVPMLTKMGLAAAGAVVVGVLIALTLVPAVLGFWPNAVLSRRARRSGRIKEGGENNGGSRWASFVLRRPVPVLIASVVGLGALAIPVMDLQLGTSGDEAKPTSTTERRAYDALADGFGPGFNGPLTIVVDAKGAPDAKTAVHKIAKEIGATRGVVSVSQARFNPAGDTAVFSAVPADSPTSERTQNLVHTIRDERPATEASTGAEFEVTGTTALNIDVAQKMQDALIPYLIVVVGLAVLLLLLVFRSVLVPVKAALGFLLSVLAALGSVVAVFQWGWGADLLGLETTGPIMSMMPIFLVGIVFGLAMDYQVFLVTRMREAYVHGDRPGQAVVTGFRYSARVVVAAALIMMAVFSGFIGAGESMIKMIGFGLAVAVLFDAFVVRMAFVPAVLALLGKAAWWMPRWLDRLLPDIDVEGAALHRKAAVPLTVVGPHDRESARV, encoded by the coding sequence GTGGCTGCTTTTCTCTATCGACTGGGCCGTCTGACCTTCCGACGGCGTTGGCTCGTGACGTTCCTGTGGGTGGCGGTGCTGGCCGCGGTCGGCTTCGCCGCCGCCAAGGCGCCCGAGGCACCCGACGCCGGGTCGTCCATGCCCGGTATCGAGTCCCAGAAGGCGTTCGACCTGATGGACCAGCGCTTCCCCGGGGCCACGGCCGACGGGGCGAACGCGCGGGTCGTCTTCATCGCGGACGGCGGGCAGAGGATCACCTCCGCCGACAACCGGAGGACCGTCGACGCGTTCGTCGAGCGGGCCGGCGACGGTTCGCAGGTCGCCGGTGCCGTGAACCCCTTCCGGGCGAAGGCGGTCAGCAAGGACGCGACGACCGCGTACGCCACCGTCACCTACAAGGTGAAGGCCGACGACCTCACCGACGCGAGCAAGAACCACCTCGAAGAAGCGGTCGAACAGGCCCGTCACGCGGGGCTGACCGTCGAGGTGGGCGGTTCCGCGCTGGCCACCCAGCCTTCGGCGGGGGGTGCGGCGGAGATCATCGGTGTCTCGATCGCCGCCGTCGTCCTGATGATGACCTTCGGGTCGCTGGCCGCCGCCGGTCTTCCGCTGCTCACCGCCGTCCTGGGTGTCGGCGTCAGCATGGCGTCGATCATGGCACTGTCCGACGCGTTCGGGCTGTCCTCGTCGACCGGGACGCTGGCGACGATGCTCGGCCTCGCGGTGGGCATCGACTACGCGATGTTCGTCGTCTCCCGCTACCGCGAGGAGCGGGCCAACGGGCACGACCCCGAGGAGGCGGCGGGCCTGGCCGCCGGCACCGCCGGATCCGCCGTCGTCTTCGCCGGGCTCACCGTCGTCATCGCGCTGGCCGGGCTCTGGGTGGTCGGTGTCCCGATGCTGACCAAGATGGGTCTCGCCGCCGCGGGCGCGGTCGTCGTCGGTGTGCTGATCGCGCTGACGCTGGTCCCGGCCGTGCTCGGGTTCTGGCCCAACGCCGTTCTCTCGCGCAGGGCCCGCAGGAGCGGACGTATCAAGGAGGGCGGTGAGAACAACGGCGGCAGCCGCTGGGCGAGCTTCGTGCTGCGCCGCCCCGTCCCCGTCCTGATCGCCTCCGTCGTCGGACTCGGGGCCCTCGCGATACCCGTCATGGACCTCCAGCTCGGCACGTCCGGGGACGAGGCCAAGCCGACGTCCACCACCGAACGCCGTGCCTACGACGCGCTCGCCGACGGTTTCGGCCCCGGCTTCAACGGGCCGCTGACCATCGTCGTGGACGCCAAGGGCGCCCCGGACGCGAAGACCGCCGTGCACAAGATCGCCAAGGAGATCGGTGCCACGAGGGGAGTCGTGTCCGTCTCGCAGGCCCGGTTCAACCCGGCCGGGGACACCGCGGTCTTCTCCGCGGTCCCTGCCGACTCGCCCACCAGCGAGCGGACCCAGAACCTCGTCCACACCATCCGGGACGAGCGGCCCGCGACCGAGGCCTCGACCGGCGCGGAGTTCGAAGTCACCGGCACCACGGCGCTGAACATCGACGTCGCCCAGAAGATGCAGGACGCGCTGATCCCGTACCTGATCGTCGTGGTGGGACTGGCGGTCCTGCTCCTGCTGCTCGTGTTCCGGTCCGTCCTGGTGCCGGTCAAGGCGGCGCTCGGGTTCCTGCTGTCGGTGCTCGCGGCCCTCGGTTCCGTCGTCGCGGTCTTCCAGTGGGGCTGGGGCGCGGACCTGCTCGGTCTGGAGACGACCGGCCCGATCATGAGCATGATGCCGATCTTCCTGGTGGGCATCGTCTTCGGGCTCGCCATGGACTACCAGGTCTTCCTCGTCACCCGCATGCGGGAGGCGTACGTGCACGGCGACCGGCCCGGCCAGGCCGTGGTCACCGGCTTCCGGTACAGCGCCCGGGTCGTGGTCGCCGCCGCGCTGATCATGATGGCGGTGTTCTCCGGGTTCATCGGGGCCGGCGAATCCATGATCAAGATGATCGGCTTCGGGCTGGCCGTGGCGGTCCTGTTCGACGCGTTCGTCGTCCGTATGGCGTTCGTCCCGGCGGTTCTCGCCCTGCTGGGCAAGGCCGCCTGGTGGATGCCCCGCTGGCTGGACCGGCTGCTGCCCGACATCGACGTGGAGGGCGCGGCCCTTCACCGGAAGGCCGCCGTGCCGCTCACGGTGGTCGGCCCGCACGACCGGGAGTCGGCTCGCGTCTGA
- a CDS encoding sensor histidine kinase: MITSWQRYAKDHPRVVDMVVIVQLFAAVALGSAFTTAGNSRTNGSFGLGVLLGGIACVALLWHRSHPRTVVAVTAVCGNTAGAAGCLLTPLLLAPVMAALYWLAVHTDRRTARVHCLAVTALLVATAMFFDPYGHPLALKTIGPAAWVVLPIAWGTASRLRSAYLEAVQARAEHAERTREEEARHRVAEERVRIARELHDVVAHHMALANALAGTAAHLAASRPEQTERILADLVGTTSTALRELKATVGLLRRPDDSEAPLEPAPGLGRLTELATAFASAGLTVDIVTEGERRPLSPGVDLTAFRIVQEALTNVAKHAAARAARVTLTYTHDRLTITVTDDGSGGTPVVPSPSGGFGLIGMRERAHSVGGRVRTGPRPEGGFSVTGELPIHL; this comes from the coding sequence ATGATCACCAGCTGGCAGCGGTACGCCAAGGACCACCCCCGCGTCGTCGACATGGTGGTGATCGTGCAGTTGTTCGCCGCCGTCGCCCTGGGAAGCGCGTTCACCACGGCCGGGAACTCCCGGACGAACGGGTCGTTCGGTCTCGGCGTGCTGCTGGGCGGCATCGCCTGCGTCGCCCTGCTGTGGCACCGGAGCCACCCCCGTACCGTCGTCGCGGTGACCGCGGTCTGCGGCAACACCGCCGGGGCGGCCGGCTGTCTGCTCACCCCGCTGCTGCTGGCACCGGTCATGGCCGCGCTGTACTGGCTGGCCGTCCACACCGACCGCAGGACCGCACGCGTCCACTGTCTCGCCGTCACCGCCCTGCTGGTGGCCACGGCGATGTTCTTCGACCCGTACGGTCATCCGCTGGCCCTCAAGACGATCGGTCCCGCCGCCTGGGTGGTGCTGCCGATCGCCTGGGGTACGGCCTCCCGGCTGCGGAGCGCCTATCTGGAGGCCGTGCAGGCCCGCGCCGAGCACGCGGAGCGCACCCGTGAGGAGGAGGCGCGTCACCGGGTCGCCGAGGAGCGCGTGCGCATCGCCCGCGAACTGCACGACGTGGTCGCCCACCACATGGCGCTGGCCAACGCCCTGGCCGGCACCGCCGCGCACCTCGCGGCCAGCCGCCCCGAGCAGACGGAGCGGATCCTCGCCGACCTGGTCGGCACCACCTCCACCGCGCTGCGCGAACTGAAGGCCACCGTCGGCCTGTTGCGCCGGCCCGACGACTCCGAGGCACCGCTGGAACCCGCCCCCGGACTCGGGCGGCTTACCGAGCTGGCCACCGCTTTCGCCTCCGCCGGGCTGACGGTCGACATCGTCACCGAGGGCGAACGGCGGCCGCTCTCACCGGGCGTGGATCTGACGGCGTTCCGGATCGTGCAGGAGGCGCTCACCAACGTGGCCAAGCACGCGGCCGCGCGGGCGGCGCGGGTGACACTGACGTACACGCACGACCGGCTGACCATCACGGTCACCGACGACGGATCCGGGGGCACTCCCGTGGTGCCCTCCCCGAGCGGCGGCTTCGGTCTCATCGGTATGCGGGAACGTGCCCACTCCGTGGGCGGCCGCGTCCGTACGGGACCCCGCCCCGAGGGCGGCTTCAGCGTCACCGGCGAACTGCCGATCCATCTCTGA
- a CDS encoding response regulator transcription factor, with the protein MTIRVLLADDQALLRATFRILIDSCEDMEVVGEATDGNEAVELAHALRPDVVLMDIRMPGSDGLGATTAICADPDLSGTRVLILTTFETDEYVARALRAGASGFLGKDVTADVLLDGIRTVSAGESLLSPLATRSLITRFLAAPTPADRLATPEHLATLTARERQVMALAAEGKSNDEIAESLFVSPLTVRTHVHRAMTKLGARDRAQLVVIAYQSGLVQAPPPAS; encoded by the coding sequence ATGACCATCCGTGTCCTGCTCGCCGACGACCAAGCGCTGCTGAGAGCGACCTTCCGGATTCTGATCGACTCCTGCGAGGACATGGAGGTGGTCGGCGAGGCGACGGACGGCAACGAGGCGGTCGAACTCGCCCACGCCCTCCGCCCCGACGTCGTCCTCATGGACATCCGGATGCCCGGCTCCGACGGTCTGGGCGCCACCACCGCGATCTGCGCCGACCCCGACCTCTCGGGCACACGGGTCCTCATCCTCACGACCTTCGAGACCGACGAGTACGTGGCCCGGGCCCTGCGCGCCGGCGCGAGCGGCTTCCTCGGCAAGGACGTCACGGCCGACGTGCTCCTCGACGGCATCCGGACGGTGTCCGCCGGCGAGTCCCTGCTCTCCCCGCTCGCCACACGCTCCCTCATCACCCGCTTCCTCGCCGCCCCCACACCCGCCGACCGGCTGGCGACGCCCGAGCATCTCGCCACGCTGACGGCCCGCGAACGGCAGGTCATGGCGCTGGCCGCCGAGGGCAAGTCCAACGACGAGATCGCCGAGAGCCTCTTCGTGAGCCCCCTGACCGTACGTACGCACGTGCATCGCGCGATGACGAAGCTGGGCGCCCGGGACCGGGCCCAACTGGTCGTCATCGCCTACCAGTCGGGGCTCGTACAGGCCCCGCCGCCCGCGTCCTGA